A part of Kitasatospora acidiphila genomic DNA contains:
- a CDS encoding DEAD/DEAH box helicase: MPRPADPDALYTTFAGWAEERGITLYPAQEEALIELFTGANVILATPTGSGKSLVAAGAHFAALAEGKRTFYTAPIKALVSEKFFDLCKMFGTEQVGMMTGDASVNPTAPIICCTAEVLANIALRDGERADIGQVVMDEFHFYAEPDRGWAWQIPLLELPQAQFLLMSATLGDVRRFEADLTRRTGRATTVVRSATRPVPLFYEYRRTTLHDTLEELLKTNQAPVYVVHFTQKEAVERAQSLMSINMCSKAEKDAIADLIGNFRFTTKFGRNLSRYVRHGIGVHHAGMLPKYRRLVERLAQAGLLKVICGTDTLGVGVNVPIRTVLFTALSKYDGVRVRVLRAREFHQIAGRAGRAGFDTVGQVVAQAPEHVVENEKALAKAGDDPKKKRKVVRKKAPEGFVGWTEETFDRLIAADPEPLVSRFKVTHAMLLAVIGRPGNAFEAMRKLLTDNHEDRAAQRHLIRSAIAIYRSLLAGGVVERLPEPDAEGRTVRLTVDLQENFALNQPLSTFALASFELLDQESPSYALDVVSVVEATLDDPRQILAAQQNKARGEAIGQMKADGIEYEERMERLQEITWPKPLEELLEHAYEVYRRAHPWIGDYQLQPKSVVRDLYERAMTFTDYVGHYDLARTEGIVLRYLAGAYKALEQTVPEELKTEALKDVIAWLGELVRQVDSSLLDEWEQLANPTEPTEEQAELEAKPQPVTANARAFRVLVRNEMFRRVELAALEHYGALGELDGENGWDADRWADAMDVYYEEHDDLGTGPDARGPKMLLIEEDDDAGLWRVRQIFDDPAGDHDWGISAEVDLYGSDAEGRAVLRVMAVDRLGG; the protein is encoded by the coding sequence ATGCCCAGGCCCGCCGACCCAGACGCGCTGTACACCACCTTCGCCGGGTGGGCCGAGGAGCGGGGCATCACCCTCTATCCGGCTCAGGAGGAGGCGCTGATCGAGCTGTTCACCGGCGCCAACGTGATCCTGGCGACGCCGACCGGCTCGGGCAAGTCGCTGGTCGCCGCGGGCGCGCACTTCGCCGCGCTGGCCGAGGGCAAGCGGACCTTCTACACCGCGCCGATCAAGGCCCTGGTCTCGGAGAAGTTCTTCGACCTCTGCAAGATGTTCGGCACCGAGCAGGTCGGCATGATGACGGGCGACGCGAGCGTCAACCCGACCGCGCCGATCATCTGCTGCACCGCCGAGGTGCTGGCCAACATCGCGCTGCGGGACGGCGAGCGGGCCGACATCGGCCAGGTGGTGATGGACGAGTTCCACTTCTACGCCGAGCCGGACCGCGGCTGGGCCTGGCAGATCCCGCTGCTGGAGCTGCCGCAGGCGCAGTTCCTGCTGATGTCGGCGACGCTGGGCGACGTCCGCCGGTTCGAGGCCGACCTGACGCGGCGGACCGGCCGGGCCACCACCGTGGTCCGCTCCGCCACCCGCCCGGTGCCGCTGTTCTACGAGTACCGCCGGACCACCCTGCACGACACCCTGGAAGAGCTCCTGAAGACCAATCAGGCTCCGGTCTACGTGGTGCACTTCACGCAGAAGGAGGCGGTGGAGCGGGCCCAGTCGCTGATGAGCATCAACATGTGCTCGAAGGCGGAGAAGGACGCCATCGCCGACCTGATCGGCAACTTCCGGTTCACCACCAAGTTCGGCCGCAACCTTTCCCGTTACGTCCGGCACGGCATCGGCGTGCACCACGCGGGCATGCTGCCCAAGTACCGCCGGCTGGTCGAACGCCTGGCCCAGGCAGGCCTGTTGAAGGTGATCTGCGGTACCGACACGCTCGGCGTCGGGGTCAACGTGCCGATCCGCACCGTGCTGTTCACCGCGCTCTCCAAGTACGACGGGGTGCGGGTGCGGGTGTTGCGGGCCCGGGAGTTCCACCAGATCGCCGGCCGCGCCGGGCGGGCCGGCTTCGACACCGTCGGCCAGGTGGTCGCCCAGGCGCCCGAGCACGTGGTGGAGAACGAGAAGGCGCTCGCCAAGGCCGGCGACGATCCCAAGAAGAAGCGCAAGGTGGTGCGCAAGAAGGCGCCGGAGGGCTTCGTCGGCTGGACCGAGGAGACCTTCGACCGGCTGATCGCCGCCGATCCGGAGCCGCTGGTCTCCCGGTTCAAGGTCACCCACGCGATGCTTCTGGCGGTGATCGGCCGGCCCGGCAACGCCTTCGAGGCGATGCGCAAGCTGCTCACCGACAACCACGAGGACCGCGCCGCCCAGCGCCACCTCATCCGCTCCGCGATCGCCATCTACCGCAGCCTGCTGGCCGGCGGCGTGGTGGAGCGGCTGCCGGAGCCTGACGCGGAGGGCCGGACCGTCCGGCTCACCGTCGACCTGCAGGAGAACTTCGCGCTCAACCAGCCGCTCTCCACCTTCGCGCTGGCCTCCTTCGAGCTGCTCGACCAGGAGTCCCCCAGCTACGCGCTGGACGTGGTCTCGGTGGTCGAGGCGACCCTCGACGACCCGCGGCAGATCCTGGCCGCCCAGCAGAACAAGGCGCGCGGCGAGGCGATCGGCCAGATGAAGGCCGACGGCATCGAGTACGAGGAGCGGATGGAGCGGCTCCAGGAGATCACCTGGCCCAAGCCGCTGGAGGAGCTGCTGGAGCACGCCTACGAGGTCTACCGCCGCGCCCACCCGTGGATCGGCGACTACCAGTTGCAGCCCAAGTCGGTGGTGCGCGACCTGTATGAGCGCGCCATGACCTTCACCGACTACGTCGGCCACTACGACCTGGCCCGCACCGAGGGCATCGTGCTGCGCTATCTGGCCGGTGCCTACAAGGCGTTGGAGCAGACGGTGCCGGAGGAGCTGAAGACCGAGGCGCTCAAGGACGTGATCGCCTGGCTGGGCGAGCTGGTCCGCCAGGTCGACTCCAGCCTGCTGGACGAGTGGGAGCAGCTCGCCAATCCGACCGAACCCACCGAGGAGCAGGCCGAGTTGGAGGCGAAGCCACAGCCGGTCACCGCCAACGCCCGGGCCTTCCGGGTCCTGGTGCGCAACGAGATGTTCCGCCGCGTCGAGCTGGCCGCCCTCGAACACTACGGCGCGCTGGGCGAGTTGGACGGCGAGAACGGCTGGGACGCGGACCGCTGGGCGGACGCGATGGACGTCTACTACGAGGAGCACGACGACCTGGGCACCGGTCCGGACGCCCGCGGCCCGAAGATGCTGCTGATCGAGGAGGACGACGACGCCGGCCTGTGGCGGGTCCGGCAGATCTTCGACGACCCGGCCGGCGACCACGACTGGGGCATCAGCGCCGAGGTCGACCTCTACGGTTCGGACGCCGAGGGCCGGGCCGTGCTGCGGGTGATGGCGGTGGACCGGCTGGGCGGCTGA
- a CDS encoding enoyl-CoA hydratase/isomerase family protein gives MTRFVTLEVTDGVGTIRLDRPKMNALDIAMQDQLREVADEAAARTDVRAVVIYGGERVFAAGADIKEMQAMSYTDMVARGGALQDAFTAVARIPKPVVAAITGYALGGGCELALCADIRIAGDNAKLGQPEILLGLIPGAGGTQRLPRLVGPSKAKDLIFTGRMVDAEEALRIGLVDQVVPAEEVYQAALAWAGKLAAGPAWALRAAKESIDRGLESDLDTGLAIEKAHFAGLFATEDRTTGMRSFVEEGPGKAKFA, from the coding sequence ATGACCCGGTTCGTCACCCTCGAGGTCACCGACGGCGTCGGCACCATCCGGCTGGACCGCCCCAAGATGAACGCACTGGACATCGCGATGCAGGACCAGCTGCGCGAGGTCGCCGACGAGGCCGCCGCCCGCACTGACGTCCGCGCCGTGGTGATCTACGGCGGCGAGCGGGTCTTCGCCGCCGGCGCCGACATCAAGGAGATGCAGGCCATGTCGTACACCGACATGGTGGCCCGCGGCGGTGCGCTCCAGGACGCCTTCACCGCCGTGGCCCGGATCCCCAAGCCGGTGGTCGCGGCCATCACCGGCTACGCCCTCGGCGGCGGCTGCGAGCTGGCGCTGTGCGCCGACATCCGGATCGCCGGGGACAACGCCAAGCTGGGCCAGCCGGAGATCCTGCTCGGCCTGATCCCCGGCGCCGGCGGCACCCAGCGCCTGCCCCGCCTGGTCGGCCCCAGCAAGGCCAAGGACCTGATCTTCACCGGCCGGATGGTGGACGCCGAGGAGGCGCTGCGGATCGGCCTGGTCGACCAGGTGGTCCCGGCCGAGGAGGTCTACCAGGCTGCGCTGGCCTGGGCCGGCAAGCTGGCCGCCGGCCCGGCCTGGGCGCTGCGCGCCGCCAAGGAGTCGATCGACCGCGGCCTGGAGAGCGACCTGGACACCGGCCTCGCCATCGAGAAGGCGCACTTCGCGGGCCTGTTCGCCACCGAGGACCGGACCACCGGCATGCGCAGCTTCGTCGAGGAGGGCCCGGGCAAGGCCAAGTTCGCCTGA
- a CDS encoding adenosylmethionine--8-amino-7-oxononanoate transaminase: MSDLTNAAELVALDRAHVWHPYGPMPGTVPSHLVESAAGVRLRLAEPLGGNRELIDGMSSWWAALHGYNHPVLNQAVQDQLGRMSHVMFGGLTHEPAVRLAAKLVEITPEPLQHVFLGDSGSVAVEVAMKMCLQYWQSVGRPAKQRLLTWRGGYHGDTFHPMSVCDPVGGMHQLWGGVLPRQLFVGEPPAGFDAEVDPAYAAELADTIERNADELAAVIVEPVVQGAGGMRFHSPGYLRLLRELCDQHGVLLVFDEIATGFGRSGALFAADHAGVSPDVMCLGKALTGGYLTMAATLCTAEVADGISRGSVPVLAHGPTFMGNPLAAAVANASIELLLGQDWAAEVKRIETGLRAALDPLVGAPGVADARVLGAIGVVQLDHPVDVVAATEAAAREGVWLRPFRNLVYTMPPYVTGDEDLARIGAAVAAAALKG; this comes from the coding sequence ATGTCGGACCTCACCAACGCAGCAGAGCTGGTCGCGCTCGACCGGGCGCACGTCTGGCACCCGTACGGGCCGATGCCCGGCACGGTGCCCTCGCACCTGGTCGAGTCGGCCGCCGGTGTGCGCCTGCGGCTGGCCGAACCCCTGGGCGGCAACCGCGAGTTGATCGACGGCATGTCGTCCTGGTGGGCGGCCCTGCACGGCTACAACCACCCGGTGCTGAACCAGGCGGTCCAGGACCAGCTGGGCCGGATGAGCCATGTGATGTTCGGCGGGCTCACCCATGAGCCCGCCGTGCGGCTGGCCGCCAAGCTGGTGGAGATCACGCCCGAGCCGCTGCAGCACGTCTTCCTGGGCGACTCCGGCTCGGTCGCGGTCGAGGTCGCGATGAAGATGTGCCTGCAGTACTGGCAGTCGGTGGGCCGTCCCGCCAAGCAGCGCCTGCTCACCTGGCGCGGCGGCTACCACGGCGACACCTTCCACCCGATGTCGGTCTGCGACCCGGTCGGCGGCATGCACCAGCTGTGGGGCGGGGTACTGCCCCGTCAGCTGTTCGTCGGTGAGCCGCCGGCCGGCTTCGACGCGGAGGTCGACCCGGCCTACGCCGCCGAGCTCGCCGACACCATCGAGCGCAATGCCGACGAGCTGGCCGCGGTGATCGTGGAGCCGGTGGTGCAGGGTGCGGGCGGGATGCGCTTCCACTCCCCCGGCTATCTGCGGCTACTGCGTGAACTCTGCGACCAGCACGGCGTGTTGCTGGTCTTCGACGAGATCGCCACCGGCTTCGGCCGGTCCGGAGCGCTGTTCGCGGCCGACCACGCCGGGGTGTCGCCCGATGTGATGTGCCTGGGCAAGGCGCTCACCGGCGGCTACCTGACGATGGCGGCCACGCTGTGCACCGCCGAGGTGGCCGATGGCATCAGCCGGGGCTCGGTGCCGGTGCTGGCGCACGGGCCGACCTTCATGGGCAACCCGCTGGCCGCCGCGGTCGCCAACGCCTCGATCGAGCTGCTGCTCGGGCAGGACTGGGCCGCCGAGGTCAAGCGGATCGAGACCGGCCTGCGGGCCGCGCTCGACCCGCTGGTCGGGGCTCCGGGGGTCGCGGACGCCCGGGTGCTCGGCGCCATCGGCGTGGTACAGCTGGACCACCCCGTGGACGTGGTGGCCGCCACCGAGGCGGCGGCCCGCGAGGGGGTGTGGCTGCGTCCGTTCCGCAACCTGGTCTACACCATGCCGCCGTATGTGACCGGCGACGAGGACCTGGCCCGGATCGGCGCCGCCGTCGCGGCCGCGGCGCTGAAGGGATGA
- a CDS encoding class I SAM-dependent methyltransferase: MPNDIPVLEPSGTPAPAAAAFLAGRTSLAPVPFVPEVRLHMADDVITLWEEMEEARGEIGLPPPFWAFPWAGGVAVARYVLDHPELVAGRRVLDLAAGSGLVAIAAARCGAAAVRAVDIDPDAVVAMDVNAEANGVEIEPVAEDILDGDGGTAEVVLAGDVFYERAMAARFLPFLQRAQARGAQVIVGDPGRAYLPRERFTSLATYRVPVVADLEDAEHKATTVWQLNSASSQGD, from the coding sequence ATGCCGAACGATATTCCCGTCCTCGAACCGAGCGGAACCCCGGCGCCGGCTGCGGCCGCGTTCCTGGCGGGGCGGACCAGTCTGGCCCCCGTGCCCTTCGTGCCCGAGGTCAGGCTGCACATGGCGGATGACGTCATCACGCTCTGGGAGGAGATGGAGGAGGCCCGCGGTGAGATCGGACTGCCGCCGCCGTTCTGGGCGTTCCCCTGGGCCGGTGGCGTGGCGGTGGCCCGGTACGTCCTGGACCACCCGGAGCTGGTCGCCGGGCGGCGGGTGCTCGACCTGGCGGCGGGCTCGGGGCTGGTCGCCATCGCAGCCGCGCGGTGCGGTGCCGCGGCGGTGCGGGCGGTGGACATCGACCCCGATGCCGTGGTGGCCATGGACGTCAACGCCGAGGCGAACGGCGTCGAGATCGAGCCGGTTGCCGAGGACATCCTCGACGGCGACGGCGGGACGGCGGAGGTGGTCCTGGCGGGCGACGTGTTCTACGAGCGGGCCATGGCCGCGCGGTTCCTGCCGTTCCTCCAGCGGGCGCAGGCCAGGGGAGCGCAGGTGATCGTCGGTGATCCGGGCCGGGCGTATCTGCCGCGCGAGCGGTTCACCAGCCTGGCGACCTACCGGGTGCCGGTGGTGGCCGACCTGGAGGACGCCGAGCACAAGGCCACCACCGTCTGGCAGCTCAACTCGGCGTCCTCACAGGGCGACTGA
- the tdh gene encoding L-threonine 3-dehydrogenase produces the protein MKALVKKHAEPGLWLTEVPEPTIGPDEVLIKVLRTGICGTDLHIRKWDGWAQQTIRTPMTIGHEFVGEVVEIGSSVAEVNVGDLVSGEGHLVCGKCRNCLAGRRHLCRNTVGLGVNRDGAFAEYVSLPASNVWVHRVPVDLDVAAIFDPFGNAVHTALSFPLVGEDVLVTGAGPIGIMAAAVAKHAGARHVMITDVSPYRLDLARKVGVSLALDVSQHTIEEGQQKLGLREGFDVGLEMSGRPEALRSMIDNLTHGGKIAMLGLPAEEFAINWAKVVTSMITIKGIYGREMFETWYAMSVLLEGGLDLSPVITGRYPAEEFEAAFDEAAGGRCGKIILDWSNV, from the coding sequence ATGAAGGCACTCGTCAAGAAGCACGCCGAGCCCGGACTGTGGCTGACCGAGGTCCCGGAGCCGACCATCGGCCCCGACGAGGTGCTGATCAAGGTGCTGCGGACCGGCATCTGCGGGACCGACCTGCACATCCGCAAGTGGGACGGCTGGGCGCAGCAGACCATCAGAACGCCGATGACGATCGGGCACGAGTTCGTCGGCGAGGTCGTCGAGATCGGCTCGTCGGTCGCCGAGGTCAACGTGGGCGACCTGGTCAGCGGCGAGGGCCACCTGGTCTGCGGCAAGTGCCGCAACTGCCTGGCCGGCCGGCGCCACCTGTGCCGCAACACCGTCGGGCTGGGCGTCAACCGGGACGGCGCGTTCGCCGAGTACGTCTCGCTGCCGGCCTCCAACGTCTGGGTGCACCGGGTGCCGGTCGACCTGGACGTGGCCGCGATCTTCGACCCGTTCGGCAACGCCGTGCACACCGCGCTCTCCTTCCCGCTGGTCGGCGAGGACGTGCTGGTCACCGGCGCCGGCCCGATCGGCATCATGGCGGCGGCGGTCGCCAAGCACGCCGGTGCCCGGCACGTGATGATCACCGACGTCAGCCCGTACCGCCTGGACCTGGCCCGCAAGGTCGGCGTCTCGCTGGCCCTGGACGTCTCCCAGCACACCATCGAGGAGGGCCAGCAGAAGCTCGGCCTGCGCGAGGGCTTCGACGTCGGCCTGGAGATGTCCGGCCGCCCCGAGGCGCTGCGCTCGATGATCGACAACCTCACCCACGGCGGCAAGATCGCGATGCTCGGCCTGCCCGCCGAGGAGTTCGCGATCAACTGGGCCAAGGTGGTCACTTCGATGATCACCATCAAGGGCATCTACGGCCGTGAGATGTTCGAGACCTGGTACGCGATGTCGGTGCTGCTGGAGGGCGGCCTCGACCTCTCCCCGGTGATCACCGGCCGCTACCCGGCCGAGGAGTTCGAGGCCGCGTTCGACGAGGCGGCCGGCGGCCGCTGCGGCAAGATCATCCTCGACTGGTCGAACGTCTGA
- the bioB gene encoding biotin synthase BioB: MDLLDTLVAKGLNRELPTREEALAVLATADDDLLDVVAAAGKVRRKWFGRRVKLNYLVNLKSGLCPEDCNYCSQRLGSKAEILKYTWLKPEEAAQAATAGVAGGAKRVCLVASGRGPTDRDIDRVTDTIAAIKDADPGVEICACLGLLSDNQAERLAAAGVNAYNHNLNTSEGTYGDIATTHTYADRVDTVEKAHGAGLSACSGLIAGMGESAEDLVDVVFALRELGSDSVPVNFLIPFEGTPLAKEWNLTPQHCLRILAMVRFVHPDTEVRIAGGREVHLRSLQPLGLHIANSIFLGDYLTSEGQAGQADLDMIKDAGFEVEGQGEATMPRHRSEYAEQFAGCGSSGGCGSSGEAAGTAAAHACGGHAGGGCGPCGEPAEAVEAAGQSEAAVAQAEPDAGALREDLVRVRRRGAGTELAPNA; this comes from the coding sequence ATGGATCTGCTCGACACCCTCGTTGCCAAAGGCCTCAACCGCGAACTCCCCACGCGGGAGGAGGCCCTCGCGGTGCTGGCCACCGCGGACGACGACCTGCTGGACGTCGTCGCCGCCGCCGGCAAGGTTCGCCGCAAGTGGTTCGGCCGCCGGGTCAAACTCAACTACCTGGTCAACCTGAAGAGCGGGCTCTGCCCCGAGGACTGCAACTACTGCTCCCAGCGGCTCGGGTCCAAGGCCGAGATCCTCAAGTACACCTGGCTGAAGCCCGAGGAGGCCGCCCAGGCGGCGACCGCGGGTGTGGCCGGCGGCGCCAAGCGCGTCTGCCTGGTGGCCAGCGGGCGCGGGCCGACGGACCGCGACATCGACCGGGTCACCGACACCATCGCCGCGATCAAGGACGCCGACCCGGGCGTGGAGATCTGCGCCTGTCTCGGCCTGCTCTCCGACAACCAGGCCGAGCGGCTGGCCGCAGCCGGCGTCAACGCCTACAACCACAACCTCAACACCTCCGAGGGCACCTACGGCGACATCGCCACCACCCACACCTACGCGGACCGGGTGGACACCGTGGAGAAGGCGCACGGCGCCGGCCTGTCCGCCTGCTCCGGCCTGATCGCCGGCATGGGCGAGAGTGCCGAGGACCTGGTGGACGTGGTGTTCGCGCTGCGCGAGCTCGGTTCCGACTCGGTGCCGGTGAACTTCCTGATCCCGTTCGAGGGCACCCCGCTGGCCAAGGAGTGGAACCTCACCCCGCAGCACTGCCTGCGGATCCTGGCGATGGTCCGCTTCGTCCACCCCGACACCGAGGTGCGGATCGCCGGCGGCCGCGAGGTGCACCTGCGCAGCCTGCAGCCGCTGGGCCTGCACATCGCCAACTCGATCTTCCTGGGCGACTACCTGACCAGCGAGGGCCAGGCGGGCCAGGCGGACCTGGACATGATCAAGGACGCCGGCTTCGAGGTCGAGGGCCAGGGCGAGGCGACGATGCCGCGGCACCGCTCGGAGTACGCCGAGCAGTTCGCCGGCTGCGGCTCCTCCGGCGGGTGCGGCTCCTCGGGCGAGGCCGCCGGGACGGCCGCGGCCCACGCCTGCGGCGGGCACGCGGGTGGCGGCTGCGGACCGTGCGGTGAGCCCGCCGAGGCCGTCGAGGCCGCCGGGCAGTCCGAGGCGGCGGTCGCGCAGGCCGAGCCCGACGCCGGTGCCCTGCGCGAGGACCTGGTCCGCGTCCGCCGCCGCGGCGCCGGCACCGAACTGGCCCCGAACGCCTGA
- a CDS encoding 8-amino-7-oxononanoate synthase, producing MIEPTTTARPQAPAAVFDWLDEAAELRARAGLTRTLRSRPADDPVLDLASNDYLGLTRHPAVTEAAAAAARRWGGGATGSRLVTGTTALHTELEVELADFYGVEAALVFSSGYAANLAALTALTDPDTLIVSDAYNHASLIDGCRLARAQVHRAPHADPAAVARALAERAEPRALVVSDSVFSVDGNAAPLAELSAAARSGGAALLVDDAHGLGVLGPGGRGALVGAGLAGEPDTVATATLSKSLGAQGGAVLGPRRVIRHLVESARTFIFDTGLAPASVGAALGALRLLRAEPERAARAREVAALLAERLTGAGLHASTPDAAVVSVRAPGPEQALAWAADCRTAGLAVGCFRPPSVPDGYSRLRLTARADLTDAQISLAVATLARTAPRP from the coding sequence ATGATCGAGCCGACCACCACCGCCCGCCCGCAGGCCCCGGCCGCCGTCTTCGACTGGCTGGACGAGGCGGCCGAACTGCGCGCCCGCGCCGGCCTCACCCGCACCCTGCGCAGCCGCCCGGCCGACGACCCGGTGCTGGACCTGGCCTCCAACGACTACCTCGGCCTCACCCGCCACCCGGCCGTGACCGAGGCCGCCGCCGCGGCCGCCCGGCGCTGGGGCGGCGGCGCCACCGGCTCCCGACTGGTCACCGGCACCACCGCGCTGCACACCGAGCTGGAGGTCGAGCTGGCCGACTTCTACGGCGTGGAGGCGGCCCTGGTGTTCTCCTCCGGCTATGCGGCCAACCTGGCCGCGCTGACCGCGCTCACCGACCCGGACACCCTGATCGTCTCGGACGCCTACAACCACGCCTCGCTGATCGACGGCTGCCGACTGGCCCGCGCCCAGGTGCACCGGGCCCCGCACGCCGACCCCGCCGCCGTGGCCCGGGCGCTGGCCGAGCGGGCCGAGCCGCGGGCCCTGGTGGTCAGCGACTCCGTCTTCTCGGTGGACGGCAACGCGGCGCCGCTGGCCGAGCTGTCGGCGGCGGCCCGCAGCGGGGGAGCGGCGCTGCTGGTGGACGACGCGCACGGACTGGGCGTGCTCGGGCCCGGCGGGCGCGGCGCGCTGGTCGGCGCGGGCCTGGCGGGCGAGCCGGACACGGTCGCCACCGCCACCCTCTCCAAGTCGCTCGGCGCCCAGGGCGGTGCGGTGCTCGGCCCGCGACGGGTGATCAGGCACCTGGTGGAGAGCGCCCGCACCTTCATCTTCGACACCGGCCTGGCCCCCGCCTCGGTGGGCGCGGCACTGGGCGCGCTGCGCCTGCTGCGGGCCGAGCCGGAGCGCGCCGCCCGGGCCCGCGAGGTGGCCGCGCTGCTGGCCGAGCGGCTGACCGGGGCCGGGCTGCACGCCAGCACCCCGGATGCGGCGGTGGTCTCGGTGCGCGCGCCCGGCCCCGAGCAGGCGCTCGCATGGGCCGCCGACTGCCGCACGGCCGGACTGGCGGTGGGCTGCTTCCGCCCGCCGTCCGTGCCCGACGGCTACTCCCGGCTGCGGCTGACCGCCCGCGCCGACCTGACGGACGCCCAGATCTCGCTCGCGGTGGCCACCCTGGCCCGTACTGCCCCGAGGCCGTAG
- the bioD gene encoding dethiobiotin synthase: MSTMNAATSSVGSPGQLLFVSGVGTEVGKTAVTAAIAALAVRAGRSVAVLKPGQTGVAPGEAGDCAQVARLAGSTVTLRELARYPEPLAPDTAARRSGLPALTLDQVTLEIKELTSSHDLVLIEGAGGLLVRYNEDGLTLADMAQATGGEVLTVVTAGLGSLNSTGLNAEALRARGLRTPGIVIGSWPAEPDLAMRCNLADLPKDAGAPLLGALPAGVVATAEGFADRAAAALAPALGGVWDAAAFARAHPA, translated from the coding sequence ATGAGCACGATGAACGCGGCGACCAGCTCAGTAGGCAGTCCCGGACAGCTGCTCTTCGTCAGCGGCGTCGGCACCGAGGTCGGCAAGACCGCCGTGACGGCCGCGATCGCGGCGCTCGCGGTGCGGGCCGGCCGCTCGGTGGCGGTGCTCAAGCCCGGCCAGACCGGCGTGGCGCCGGGCGAGGCCGGCGACTGCGCCCAGGTGGCCCGGCTCGCCGGATCCACCGTGACGCTGCGCGAGTTGGCCCGCTACCCCGAGCCGCTGGCCCCCGACACGGCCGCCCGGCGCTCCGGACTTCCGGCCCTGACCCTTGATCAGGTGACGCTGGAAATCAAGGAGTTGACGAGCAGCCACGACCTGGTGCTGATCGAGGGAGCCGGCGGCCTGCTGGTCCGCTACAACGAGGACGGGCTGACCCTGGCCGACATGGCGCAGGCCACCGGTGGCGAGGTGCTCACCGTGGTGACCGCCGGACTCGGCAGCCTCAACAGCACCGGTCTCAACGCCGAGGCGCTGCGGGCCCGCGGCCTGCGCACCCCCGGCATCGTGATCGGCAGCTGGCCGGCCGAACCCGACCTCGCGATGCGGTGCAACCTCGCCGACCTGCCCAAGGACGCCGGCGCACCGCTGCTCGGCGCCCTGCCCGCCGGGGTGGTCGCGACCGCCGAGGGCTTCGCCGACCGGGCGGCCGCGGCGCTCGCGCCCGCCCTCGGCGGAGTCTGGGACGCGGCGGCGTTCGCCCGGGCCCACCCCGCGTAG
- a CDS encoding GNAT family N-acetyltransferase, with protein sequence MNESTLALILDDAARGRFPPTDGSVTVVPQPDEREAGVLALCAHAVVFSDEDPQWIRKTIAGASHDQLAAPLSPHFLVALAERTGRRIGNSDLLTVAQRLPGEPPLPLVEIEDREHPRVVRALRFRDGVRVWEAPGGGLLVLGRGVAGRWEAAIEVDPGAQGRGIGRALAVSARHLVPEGDVVWAQQAPGNAKSVRVFQAAGYQPVGAEVLLTAGGS encoded by the coding sequence ATGAACGAATCGACCTTGGCCCTGATCCTGGACGACGCCGCCCGCGGCCGGTTCCCGCCCACCGACGGCAGCGTCACGGTGGTGCCGCAGCCCGATGAGCGGGAGGCCGGGGTGCTGGCGCTCTGCGCGCACGCCGTGGTGTTCAGCGACGAGGACCCTCAGTGGATCCGCAAGACCATCGCGGGCGCCTCGCACGACCAGCTCGCCGCGCCGCTGTCGCCGCACTTCCTGGTGGCCCTAGCGGAGCGGACCGGGCGGCGGATCGGCAACAGCGACCTGCTGACGGTGGCTCAACGGCTGCCCGGCGAACCGCCGTTGCCGCTGGTGGAGATCGAGGACCGGGAGCACCCGCGCGTGGTCCGGGCACTGCGGTTCCGCGACGGGGTGCGGGTCTGGGAGGCGCCGGGCGGCGGCCTGCTGGTGCTCGGGCGCGGGGTGGCCGGGCGCTGGGAGGCGGCCATCGAGGTGGACCCGGGTGCGCAGGGGCGCGGGATCGGGCGGGCGCTGGCGGTGAGTGCGCGGCATCTGGTGCCGGAGGGCGATGTGGTGTGGGCGCAGCAGGCGCCGGGCAACGCGAAGAGCGTGCGGGTCTTCCAGGCGGCCGGGTACCAGCCGGTGGGGGCCGAGGTGCTGCTCACGGCGGGCGGGTCCTGA